The Mycobacterium riyadhense sequence CGCCGAGCACGACCACCCGTTCGTCACGTCGCATCTCCTGGCGTAGCGCGTCGTTGAGCGCTTCGGCATAGGTCATGGGTGTCATCGGATTCACGTCACGAACTCCTTCATCCGTCCCATTTGCGTGCGGTTTCAACCAGTTCCGCCGCATCCGGCCACGGACTGGCCTTGGCGAAGGCGACCGCCTCCGCCACCAGCCGCCGTGCCTCCCGCTCGACTTCATCCACCTGCTCGGCGGGGACGCCGGCAGCGATCAAGCGTCGTTGGGTCACTACCAAGGGATCCGGCCACTCGTCAGCCTCGGCGGGCTCGCGGTACCCTCCCCGATCAGCGCCGGAGAACACCGCGTTGCGGTAGGTGACGGCTTCGACCAAAGTAGGCCCGCCTCCGGCGCGCGCTCGCTGCACCGCTTCGCCGACACAGTCCCGAACCGCTTCGACGTCGTTGCCGTCGACCTGTACGCCCGGCATCCCATAACCAGAAGCGCGTCGATACAACTGGGTTTCTCGCACGTGTTGGTCCAGGCGCACGCTGAGCGCATACCGGTTGTTCTCCACAAAGATCACCACCGGCAACTGCCATAGCGCGGCCATGTTCGCGGCCTCGTTGAAGGCACCCGAGTTCACCGCGCCATCCCCGGTGACACACAGCGTGACGCGGCCGTCCTCGGCCAGCAACTGCGAATAGGCGTGTCCGACCGCAAGCAGCAGTGAATGGCCGACAATGCCCGAGGGGGCGAGCAGCCCGTACTCCGGATCGGTGATGAGCATGTGGCCACCCCGGCCGCCGCACTGGCCATCGGCTCGGCCCATCATCTCCGCGATGGTCGGGCCCAGCGGTAGCCCAAGACCGACGTATTGGGCGTGCGGGCGATGGGTTGCGGTGGTGACATCGCCCCTGCGCAACGCCGCGGTGGCCCCGATGCCCGCCGCCTCTTGACCGAACCCGACGTGCATGGGTCCCTTGATCAAGCCCTCAACACGCAACTCTTCCAGAGCCACATCGAGCAGGCGCAACACCCACATGCGGCGATACAGTTCCATCCGATCGGGCACCACTGTTACCGACGCCGCACTGGCACATGTCATTGCGCAGCTCCTGACTCGTCAAGGACGACGCACCGGTGGGGCGTTGGCCGACATCCGACGCGTGATAGCGATCATCGCCGTTGTGGTAATGAGCCGTACAGTAGGGACGTTTAGCTGGCCAAACCACCTCTGATCGGTCCGAAATTGGGGGGACGGCCCTACCCCTGATTGGGGGACACGAAAAGGGTCGACGATTTGCCGGCATGCACCGAAGGCTCAGCGCTTCAGTGGCAATTCCACCAACACATGGGTGCCCGCGGGCGGATCCAGAAATACGAACGCTCCGCCGGCGGCGTCGACACGTGCCCGCTGCGATGCCAGGCCGATGTGCCCCTCACCCAATCGGCGCGCCATGATGTCACCGGCGATGCCCACACCGTCGTCGGCCACATCCAAAACGCAGTTCCCATTGGCGATCCCGAGAGTGACGGACGCATGTTTGGCCTGCGAATGATGCACCACATTGGACAGCAACTCGCGCACCACACCGAACATGATGTTGTCGATCGCACTGCGGATTGGGTAATCGATATCGGTATTGATGTCGATGCCCGACTGCTGCGCGCCAAATGCGGCCAGCTGTTGTACCGCAGCGCCCAATCCAACCTGCTCGAGAACCGCCGGATGCAGCTCGAATGTCGCCTGTCGCAGCCGGTCCGACGCACTCTGCAGGGCCACCAACGCGCGTTCCACTCGCTCATCGCCGGGGGCTGCGGTATCCAACTCGACCAGCTCCTGGCGGGCGAGCAACACGTCTTGCAGCGGTCCGTCGTGAATGGCCTCCGAAATCCGGCGCTGCAGCAACTCCGTTGCCGTCATCGTTTGGGCAAGCAACGCCTCTCGCATAGCGCTCAGGTCCGCGACGGATCGGACACGCCGCTCCTCGATGCGGACCACCACCATCGCTATGCAGCACAGGAACGCATAGAGCCCAAAAAGTAAGGCTGTATCCGGCCAGCCAATCGCGCGCACCACCAGGCGGTCCTGAACCCCGGCGATAGTGAACCCAATGACGGTGACGGTCAGCACCACGGCCGCTCGTCGCGACGACACATCAAGGCCAACCAGCACCGGCAACAGGGTCATGATCAGCAACGGATAGATCCCATCGCGGGACAGCAACTGAAACCCCGTCAGCACCACCACGTCGATGATGGTGAAAACGAATGGCTCCAACCGGCCCACCTCGATCCAACGGCTCATCCCGATCAGACGAAACGGCGCAAATGCCAATACCAGGGCAGCCAGCGCAGCGAACGAGTAGAAGGCGACCAAAGCGATTTGGCTGGGCCACTCGTATCGCGGTGAGCTGACCAGCATCGCACCCACGATGAACGCCACAACACCGATGCGCAGCACCGCAACGATCCGATAGGAGCGCAACTGGTGAATCTTGCGCACCCGATCTAGGTCCACGTCGCTGGCGATCACCACGGGAACACCGTACTCATGGCGTCTTCCGCCGGGCGCGCCGCGGCCGGCCAGGGTACGACCGCTCGAGACGCCCCGGGGTGGGGTACGAACCTGCCCGCGGCCACCGTGTCCGGCTTTAGAACCGGGTCTCCGCCTGGCCATCCGGCTCGCCTGGTGTTCGGCTGAGTCCACCAAGGTCATTGCGGTCGGCCTGCGGCCTGGCCTTGGCGTACGCCACTGCGTCAGCCACCAGGCGGCGCGCCGTTCGCTCCACCTCGTCGAGCCGACGACGGGTGGCGCCGGCGGCAATCAGCCGCCTTCGGGTGAAGATCAATGGATCGAGGAACTGCTCGGACCCGGAAAGGTCGCGATAGCCGCCACGATCGGATCCCGAGAAATCGGTCGTCCGGTAGGTGATGGCTTGGACTAACGTGGGGCCTCCGCCAGTGCGGGCTCGGTCCACCGCTAT is a genomic window containing:
- a CDS encoding thiamine pyrophosphate-dependent dehydrogenase E1 component subunit alpha, producing MTCASAASVTVVPDRMELYRRMWVLRLLDVALEELRVEGLIKGPMHVGFGQEAAGIGATAALRRGDVTTATHRPHAQYVGLGLPLGPTIAEMMGRADGQCGGRGGHMLITDPEYGLLAPSGIVGHSLLLAVGHAYSQLLAEDGRVTLCVTGDGAVNSGAFNEAANMAALWQLPVVIFVENNRYALSVRLDQHVRETQLYRRASGYGMPGVQVDGNDVEAVRDCVGEAVQRARAGGGPTLVEAVTYRNAVFSGADRGGYREPAEADEWPDPLVVTQRRLIAAGVPAEQVDEVEREARRLVAEAVAFAKASPWPDAAELVETARKWDG
- a CDS encoding sensor histidine kinase codes for the protein MVIASDVDLDRVRKIHQLRSYRIVAVLRIGVVAFIVGAMLVSSPRYEWPSQIALVAFYSFAALAALVLAFAPFRLIGMSRWIEVGRLEPFVFTIIDVVVLTGFQLLSRDGIYPLLIMTLLPVLVGLDVSSRRAAVVLTVTVIGFTIAGVQDRLVVRAIGWPDTALLFGLYAFLCCIAMVVVRIEERRVRSVADLSAMREALLAQTMTATELLQRRISEAIHDGPLQDVLLARQELVELDTAAPGDERVERALVALQSASDRLRQATFELHPAVLEQVGLGAAVQQLAAFGAQQSGIDINTDIDYPIRSAIDNIMFGVVRELLSNVVHHSQAKHASVTLGIANGNCVLDVADDGVGIAGDIMARRLGEGHIGLASQRARVDAAGGAFVFLDPPAGTHVLVELPLKR